In Scatophagus argus isolate fScaArg1 chromosome 3, fScaArg1.pri, whole genome shotgun sequence, one genomic interval encodes:
- the LOC124056886 gene encoding band 4.1-like protein 1 isoform X4 codes for MQDSDSKMAKQEQNSKHLDEHRETDDTSEKMSPNKNIKSPQKGSKRLKTTPFKVTLLDSTEFEGEIEKHSKGQTLMDMVCEHLNLLEKDYFGLTFADTDTQKNWLDPSKEIKKQMRNSPWHFAFAVKFYPPDPSQLTEDITRYYLCLQLRDDMLSGRLPCSFVTHALLGSYTVQAELGDYDHDDHGSDYVSDFRFAPNQTRELEERVMELHRNYKGMTPAEAEINFLENAKKLSMYGVDLHHAKDSEGIDIMLGVCANGLLIYRDRLRINRFAWPKILKISYKRSNFYIKIRPGEYEQFESTIGFKLPNHRAAKKLWKVCIEHHTFFRLVSPEPPPKGFLVMGSKFRYSGRTQAQTRQASALIDRPAPHFERSTSKRYLLSRSLDGAEFSRPVSAMCENHDGLSHRSISEQRRLHSPSVDEQETELEPSLEQDEEDKEQEQGRETEQDGDHDGNVTPSRKKEIMEEAGSPVDSKQELSQLDQEATPRHKQEFLDKSQDVLLKHQASINELKRTLREPNSKLMNREKRLSATSPTGTPEKKALVGRAVGKDPVNSLSVEGFVQKTLVTSPEGSEEWVLIEKQETYQQDHDWKAEEKNKSLPSDSSWEKKEVEKEEPVSTPAIYEEPFADFKRELGDRRTQPSITSEEEQERDTVACMRETHLGIERKCSSMTVSSTSSLEAEVDFTVIMDLHSGVEDFSKGISELGEKERQPEIGREDFEETSRFYSARLMGSRDKSPIEEGTRHEPPVAKKDPSAVSMAHMLKRSDTKPETHTNGSEIHPDIMNVSPQNYGVVSPLEAPAALKQNGSPVKAGTQESESVVSPLTITAENVTSATTTQVTKTVKGGYSETRIEKRIIITGDDDVDQHQALAMAIQEAKQQHPDMLVTKAVVIRETESPTEELQQKAES; via the exons aaacactccaaaggACAGACTCTGATGGACATGGTGTGTGAGCATCTCAACCTGCTGGAGAAGGACTACTTTGGTCTGACCTTTGCCGACACAGACACCCAGAAG AACTGGTTGGACCCCTCCAAGGAGATCAAGAAGCAGATGCGCA ACTCTCCATGGCACTTTGCTTTTGCTGTCAAATTCTACCCTCCGGACCCCTCCCAGCTCACTGAGGATATTACCAG ATACTACCTGTGTCTGCAGCTGAGGGATGACATGCTGTCAGGTCGACTGCCATGCTCGTTCGTCACTCATGCCCTCCTGGGTTCTTACACTGTCCAAGCCGAGCTGGGGGACTATGACCATGATGACCACGGCTCCGACTATGTCAGCGATTTCCGCTTTGCCCCCAATCAGACTCGTGAGCTGGAGGAGAGGGTGATGGAGCTCCATCGAAACTACAA GGGGATGACTCCAGCAGAAGCTGAAATTAACTTCTTGGAGAATGCAAAGAAACTGTCCATGTACGGGGTGGACCTTCATCACGCTAAG GATTCTGAAGGGATTGACATAATGTTGGGCGTGTGTGCCAATGGACTGCTGATTTACCGTGATAGACTGAGGATCAACCGCTTTGCTTGGCCAAAGATCCTCAAGATTTCCTATAAGAGGAGCAACTTCTACATCAAGATACGACCTGGAGAG TATGAGCAGTTTGAAAGTACAATCGGCTTTAAGCTTCCAAACCACAGAGCTGCCAAGAAGCTGTGGAAGGTCTGCATTGAGCATCACACCTTTTTCCG ACTGGTTTCTCCAGAGCCTCCCCCAAAGGGCTTCTTGGTGATGGGTTCAAAGTTTCGATATAGTGGAAGGACGCAGGCTCAAACCAGACAGGCCAGCGCTCTTATAGACCGGCCTGCTCCGCACTTTGAGCGTTCAACCAGCAAGAGGTACCTGCTGTCTAGGAGCTTAGACGGAG CAGAGTTCTCAAGGCCTGTGTCAGCCATGTGTGAGAACCACGATGGCCTATCTCACCGCAGCATCAGTGAACAGCGTCGCCTCCACAGCCCCTCCGTGGACGAGCAGGAGACGGAGCTGGAGCCAAGTTTGGAGCAGGACGAGGAAGACAAGGAGCAAGAGCAAGGCCGGGAGACAGAGCAGGACGGAGACCATGATGGCAATGTCACTccaagcagaaagaaagagatcaTG GAGGAAGCTGGGTCACCAGTTGACAGTAAACAGGAG CTGTCTCAGTTGGACCAGGAGGCCACTCCTCGGCACAAACAGGAG TTTCTGGATAAGTCGCAGGATGTCTTGCTGAAGCATCAAGCCAGTATCAATGAGCTGAAGAGAACCTTGAGGGAGCCCAACAGCAAGCTGATGAACCGCGAGAAGCGCCTGTCAGCCACCTCTCCAACAGGCACACCAGAGAAGAAGGCT TTGGTGGGCCGAGCAGTGGGAAAGGACCCTGTTAACAGCCTCTCTGTTGAGGGTTTCGTCCAGAAGACTCTGGTGACTTCACCTGAG GGCTCTGAGGAGTGGGTATTGAttgaaaaacaagaaacttATCAGCAGGACCATGACTGgaaggcagaagaaaagaacaaatctCTCCCATCTGATTCCTCATGGGAGAAAAAGGAGGTGGAAAAAGAG GAGCCTGTCTCTACTCCTGCCATTTATGAAGAACCGTTTGCCGATTTCAAG AGGGAGCTTGGGGACAGGAGGACCCAGCCAAGCATTAcctcagaggaggagcaggaacgGGACACTGTGGCCTGCATGAGGGAAACTCACCTGGGCATTGAGCGCAAGTGCTCCAGCATGACAGTCAGCTCCACGTCCAGCCTGGAGGCTGAGGTCGACTTCACTGTCATCATGGACCTCCACTCTGGGGTGGAGGATTTCTCTAAGGGAATATCGGAGTTGGGAGAGAAGGAGCGGCAGCCTGAGATTGGTCGAGAGGACTTTGAAGAGACCTCCAGGTTCTACTCTGCCCGTCTAATGGGCTCCCGGGACAAGTCTCCCATAGAGGAGGGAACACGTCATGAG CCTCCTGTTGCAAAGAAAGACCCCAGTGCCGTGAGCATGGCCCATATGCTGAAGAGGTCCGACACCAAGCCAGAGACGCATACAAATGGATCAGAGATTCATCCCGACATCATGAACGTCTCACCGCAG aaCTATGGAGTGGTCAGTCCGCTGGAAGCTCCTGCTGCCCTTAAACAAAATGGCTCCCCT GTAAAAGCTGGCACCCAGGAGAGCGAGTCTGTTGTGTCCCCGCTGACCATCACCGCTGAGAACGTCACCTCAGCAACCACAACTCAAGTTACCAAG ACTGTGAAAGGAGGCTATTCAGAGACCAGGATCGAGAAAAGGATTATAATCACAGGAGATGATGACGTGGACCAACATCAG GCCCTCGCCATGGCGATCCAAGAGGCGAAGCAACAGCATCCTGACATGCTGGTGACAAAAGCAGTGGTTATCAGGGAAACCGAGTCTCCcactgaggagctgcagcagaaagcagaG TCCTGA
- the LOC124056886 gene encoding band 4.1-like protein 1 isoform X15 has product MQDSDSKMAKQEQNSKHLDEHRETDDTSEKMSPNKNIKSPQKGSKRLKTTPFKVTLLDSTEFEGEIEKHSKGQTLMDMVCEHLNLLEKDYFGLTFADTDTQKNWLDPSKEIKKQMRNSPWHFAFAVKFYPPDPSQLTEDITRYYLCLQLRDDMLSGRLPCSFVTHALLGSYTVQAELGDYDHDDHGSDYVSDFRFAPNQTRELEERVMELHRNYKGMTPAEAEINFLENAKKLSMYGVDLHHAKDSEGIDIMLGVCANGLLIYRDRLRINRFAWPKILKISYKRSNFYIKIRPGEYEQFESTIGFKLPNHRAAKKLWKVCIEHHTFFRLVSPEPPPKGFLVMGSKFRYSGRTQAQTRQASALIDRPAPHFERSTSKRYLLSRSLDGAEFSRPVSAMCENHDGLSHRSISEQRRLHSPSVDEQETELEPSLEQDEEDKEQEQGRETEQDGDHDGNVTPSRKKEIMEEAGSPVDSKQELSQLDQEATPRHKQEFLDKSQDVLLKHQASINELKRTLREPNSKLMNREKRLSATSPTGTPEKKAPPVAKKDPSAVSMAHMLKRSDTKPETHTNGSEIHPDIMNVSPQNYGVVSPLEAPAALKQNGSPVKAGTQESESVVSPLTITAENVTSATTTQVTKTVKGGYSETRIEKRIIITGDDDVDQHQALAMAIQEAKQQHPDMLVTKAVVIRETESPTEELQQKAES; this is encoded by the exons aaacactccaaaggACAGACTCTGATGGACATGGTGTGTGAGCATCTCAACCTGCTGGAGAAGGACTACTTTGGTCTGACCTTTGCCGACACAGACACCCAGAAG AACTGGTTGGACCCCTCCAAGGAGATCAAGAAGCAGATGCGCA ACTCTCCATGGCACTTTGCTTTTGCTGTCAAATTCTACCCTCCGGACCCCTCCCAGCTCACTGAGGATATTACCAG ATACTACCTGTGTCTGCAGCTGAGGGATGACATGCTGTCAGGTCGACTGCCATGCTCGTTCGTCACTCATGCCCTCCTGGGTTCTTACACTGTCCAAGCCGAGCTGGGGGACTATGACCATGATGACCACGGCTCCGACTATGTCAGCGATTTCCGCTTTGCCCCCAATCAGACTCGTGAGCTGGAGGAGAGGGTGATGGAGCTCCATCGAAACTACAA GGGGATGACTCCAGCAGAAGCTGAAATTAACTTCTTGGAGAATGCAAAGAAACTGTCCATGTACGGGGTGGACCTTCATCACGCTAAG GATTCTGAAGGGATTGACATAATGTTGGGCGTGTGTGCCAATGGACTGCTGATTTACCGTGATAGACTGAGGATCAACCGCTTTGCTTGGCCAAAGATCCTCAAGATTTCCTATAAGAGGAGCAACTTCTACATCAAGATACGACCTGGAGAG TATGAGCAGTTTGAAAGTACAATCGGCTTTAAGCTTCCAAACCACAGAGCTGCCAAGAAGCTGTGGAAGGTCTGCATTGAGCATCACACCTTTTTCCG ACTGGTTTCTCCAGAGCCTCCCCCAAAGGGCTTCTTGGTGATGGGTTCAAAGTTTCGATATAGTGGAAGGACGCAGGCTCAAACCAGACAGGCCAGCGCTCTTATAGACCGGCCTGCTCCGCACTTTGAGCGTTCAACCAGCAAGAGGTACCTGCTGTCTAGGAGCTTAGACGGAG CAGAGTTCTCAAGGCCTGTGTCAGCCATGTGTGAGAACCACGATGGCCTATCTCACCGCAGCATCAGTGAACAGCGTCGCCTCCACAGCCCCTCCGTGGACGAGCAGGAGACGGAGCTGGAGCCAAGTTTGGAGCAGGACGAGGAAGACAAGGAGCAAGAGCAAGGCCGGGAGACAGAGCAGGACGGAGACCATGATGGCAATGTCACTccaagcagaaagaaagagatcaTG GAGGAAGCTGGGTCACCAGTTGACAGTAAACAGGAG CTGTCTCAGTTGGACCAGGAGGCCACTCCTCGGCACAAACAGGAG TTTCTGGATAAGTCGCAGGATGTCTTGCTGAAGCATCAAGCCAGTATCAATGAGCTGAAGAGAACCTTGAGGGAGCCCAACAGCAAGCTGATGAACCGCGAGAAGCGCCTGTCAGCCACCTCTCCAACAGGCACACCAGAGAAGAAGGCT CCTCCTGTTGCAAAGAAAGACCCCAGTGCCGTGAGCATGGCCCATATGCTGAAGAGGTCCGACACCAAGCCAGAGACGCATACAAATGGATCAGAGATTCATCCCGACATCATGAACGTCTCACCGCAG aaCTATGGAGTGGTCAGTCCGCTGGAAGCTCCTGCTGCCCTTAAACAAAATGGCTCCCCT GTAAAAGCTGGCACCCAGGAGAGCGAGTCTGTTGTGTCCCCGCTGACCATCACCGCTGAGAACGTCACCTCAGCAACCACAACTCAAGTTACCAAG ACTGTGAAAGGAGGCTATTCAGAGACCAGGATCGAGAAAAGGATTATAATCACAGGAGATGATGACGTGGACCAACATCAG GCCCTCGCCATGGCGATCCAAGAGGCGAAGCAACAGCATCCTGACATGCTGGTGACAAAAGCAGTGGTTATCAGGGAAACCGAGTCTCCcactgaggagctgcagcagaaagcagaG TCCTGA
- the LOC124056886 gene encoding band 4.1-like protein 1 isoform X1 yields MQDSDSKMAKQEQNSKHLDEHRETDDTSEKMSPNKNIKSPQKGSKRLKTTPFKVTLLDSTEFEGEIEKHSKGQTLMDMVCEHLNLLEKDYFGLTFADTDTQKNWLDPSKEIKKQMRNSPWHFAFAVKFYPPDPSQLTEDITRYYLCLQLRDDMLSGRLPCSFVTHALLGSYTVQAELGDYDHDDHGSDYVSDFRFAPNQTRELEERVMELHRNYKGMTPAEAEINFLENAKKLSMYGVDLHHAKDSEGIDIMLGVCANGLLIYRDRLRINRFAWPKILKISYKRSNFYIKIRPGEYEQFESTIGFKLPNHRAAKKLWKVCIEHHTFFRLVSPEPPPKGFLVMGSKFRYSGRTQAQTRQASALIDRPAPHFERSTSKRYLLSRSLDGAEFSRPVSAMCENHDGLSHRSISEQRRLHSPSVDEQETELEPSLEQDEEDKEQEQGRETEQDGDHDGNVTPSRKKEIMEEAGSPVDSKQELSQLDQEATPRHKQEFLDKSQDVLLKHQASINELKRTLREPNSKLMNREKRLSATSPTGTPEKKALVGRAVGKDPVNSLSVEGFVQKTLVTSPEGSEEWVLIEKQETYQQDHDWKAEEKNKSLPSDSSWEKKEVEKEVDITKMIHKEEPVSTPAIYEEPFADFKRELGDRRTQPSITSEEEQERDTVACMRETHLGIERKCSSMTVSSTSSLEAEVDFTVIMDLHSGVEDFSKGISELGEKERQPEIGREDFEETSRFYSARLMGSRDKSPIEEGTRHEPPVAKKDPSAVSMAHMLKRSDTKPETHTNGSEIHPDIMNVSPQNYGVVSPLEAPAALKQNGSPVKAGTQESESVVSPLTITAENVTSATTTQVTKTVKGGYSETRIEKRIIITGDDDVDQHQALAMAIQEAKQQHPDMLVTKAVVIRETESPTEELQQKAES; encoded by the exons aaacactccaaaggACAGACTCTGATGGACATGGTGTGTGAGCATCTCAACCTGCTGGAGAAGGACTACTTTGGTCTGACCTTTGCCGACACAGACACCCAGAAG AACTGGTTGGACCCCTCCAAGGAGATCAAGAAGCAGATGCGCA ACTCTCCATGGCACTTTGCTTTTGCTGTCAAATTCTACCCTCCGGACCCCTCCCAGCTCACTGAGGATATTACCAG ATACTACCTGTGTCTGCAGCTGAGGGATGACATGCTGTCAGGTCGACTGCCATGCTCGTTCGTCACTCATGCCCTCCTGGGTTCTTACACTGTCCAAGCCGAGCTGGGGGACTATGACCATGATGACCACGGCTCCGACTATGTCAGCGATTTCCGCTTTGCCCCCAATCAGACTCGTGAGCTGGAGGAGAGGGTGATGGAGCTCCATCGAAACTACAA GGGGATGACTCCAGCAGAAGCTGAAATTAACTTCTTGGAGAATGCAAAGAAACTGTCCATGTACGGGGTGGACCTTCATCACGCTAAG GATTCTGAAGGGATTGACATAATGTTGGGCGTGTGTGCCAATGGACTGCTGATTTACCGTGATAGACTGAGGATCAACCGCTTTGCTTGGCCAAAGATCCTCAAGATTTCCTATAAGAGGAGCAACTTCTACATCAAGATACGACCTGGAGAG TATGAGCAGTTTGAAAGTACAATCGGCTTTAAGCTTCCAAACCACAGAGCTGCCAAGAAGCTGTGGAAGGTCTGCATTGAGCATCACACCTTTTTCCG ACTGGTTTCTCCAGAGCCTCCCCCAAAGGGCTTCTTGGTGATGGGTTCAAAGTTTCGATATAGTGGAAGGACGCAGGCTCAAACCAGACAGGCCAGCGCTCTTATAGACCGGCCTGCTCCGCACTTTGAGCGTTCAACCAGCAAGAGGTACCTGCTGTCTAGGAGCTTAGACGGAG CAGAGTTCTCAAGGCCTGTGTCAGCCATGTGTGAGAACCACGATGGCCTATCTCACCGCAGCATCAGTGAACAGCGTCGCCTCCACAGCCCCTCCGTGGACGAGCAGGAGACGGAGCTGGAGCCAAGTTTGGAGCAGGACGAGGAAGACAAGGAGCAAGAGCAAGGCCGGGAGACAGAGCAGGACGGAGACCATGATGGCAATGTCACTccaagcagaaagaaagagatcaTG GAGGAAGCTGGGTCACCAGTTGACAGTAAACAGGAG CTGTCTCAGTTGGACCAGGAGGCCACTCCTCGGCACAAACAGGAG TTTCTGGATAAGTCGCAGGATGTCTTGCTGAAGCATCAAGCCAGTATCAATGAGCTGAAGAGAACCTTGAGGGAGCCCAACAGCAAGCTGATGAACCGCGAGAAGCGCCTGTCAGCCACCTCTCCAACAGGCACACCAGAGAAGAAGGCT TTGGTGGGCCGAGCAGTGGGAAAGGACCCTGTTAACAGCCTCTCTGTTGAGGGTTTCGTCCAGAAGACTCTGGTGACTTCACCTGAG GGCTCTGAGGAGTGGGTATTGAttgaaaaacaagaaacttATCAGCAGGACCATGACTGgaaggcagaagaaaagaacaaatctCTCCCATCTGATTCCTCATGGGAGAAAAAGGAGGTGGAAAAAGAGGTAGACATTACCAAGATGATACATAAAGAG GAGCCTGTCTCTACTCCTGCCATTTATGAAGAACCGTTTGCCGATTTCAAG AGGGAGCTTGGGGACAGGAGGACCCAGCCAAGCATTAcctcagaggaggagcaggaacgGGACACTGTGGCCTGCATGAGGGAAACTCACCTGGGCATTGAGCGCAAGTGCTCCAGCATGACAGTCAGCTCCACGTCCAGCCTGGAGGCTGAGGTCGACTTCACTGTCATCATGGACCTCCACTCTGGGGTGGAGGATTTCTCTAAGGGAATATCGGAGTTGGGAGAGAAGGAGCGGCAGCCTGAGATTGGTCGAGAGGACTTTGAAGAGACCTCCAGGTTCTACTCTGCCCGTCTAATGGGCTCCCGGGACAAGTCTCCCATAGAGGAGGGAACACGTCATGAG CCTCCTGTTGCAAAGAAAGACCCCAGTGCCGTGAGCATGGCCCATATGCTGAAGAGGTCCGACACCAAGCCAGAGACGCATACAAATGGATCAGAGATTCATCCCGACATCATGAACGTCTCACCGCAG aaCTATGGAGTGGTCAGTCCGCTGGAAGCTCCTGCTGCCCTTAAACAAAATGGCTCCCCT GTAAAAGCTGGCACCCAGGAGAGCGAGTCTGTTGTGTCCCCGCTGACCATCACCGCTGAGAACGTCACCTCAGCAACCACAACTCAAGTTACCAAG ACTGTGAAAGGAGGCTATTCAGAGACCAGGATCGAGAAAAGGATTATAATCACAGGAGATGATGACGTGGACCAACATCAG GCCCTCGCCATGGCGATCCAAGAGGCGAAGCAACAGCATCCTGACATGCTGGTGACAAAAGCAGTGGTTATCAGGGAAACCGAGTCTCCcactgaggagctgcagcagaaagcagaG TCCTGA
- the LOC124056886 gene encoding band 4.1-like protein 1 isoform X13 produces MQDSDSKMAKQEQNSKHLDEHRETDDTSEKMSPNKNIKSPQKGSKRLKTTPFKVTLLDSTEFEGEIEKHSKGQTLMDMVCEHLNLLEKDYFGLTFADTDTQKNWLDPSKEIKKQMRNSPWHFAFAVKFYPPDPSQLTEDITRYYLCLQLRDDMLSGRLPCSFVTHALLGSYTVQAELGDYDHDDHGSDYVSDFRFAPNQTRELEERVMELHRNYKGMTPAEAEINFLENAKKLSMYGVDLHHAKDSEGIDIMLGVCANGLLIYRDRLRINRFAWPKILKISYKRSNFYIKIRPGEYEQFESTIGFKLPNHRAAKKLWKVCIEHHTFFRLVSPEPPPKGFLVMGSKFRYSGRTQAQTRQASALIDRPAPHFERSTSKRYLLSRSLDGAEFSRPVSAMCENHDGLSHRSISEQRRLHSPSVDEQETELEPSLEQDEEDKEQEQGRETEQDGDHDGNVTPSRKKEIMEEAGSPVDSKQELSQLDQEATPRHKQEFLDKSQDVLLKHQASINELKRTLREPNSKLMNREKRLSATSPTGTPEKKALVGRAVGKDPVNSLSVEGFVQKTLVTSPEGSEEWVLIEKQETYQQDHDWKAEEKNKSLPSDSSWEKKEVEKEPPVAKKDPSAVSMAHMLKRSDTKPETHTNGSEIHPDIMNVSPQNYGVVSPLEAPAALKQNGSPVKAGTQESESVVSPLTITAENVTSATTTQVTKTVKGGYSETRIEKRIIITGDDDVDQHQALAMAIQEAKQQHPDMLVTKAVVIRETESPTEELQQKAES; encoded by the exons aaacactccaaaggACAGACTCTGATGGACATGGTGTGTGAGCATCTCAACCTGCTGGAGAAGGACTACTTTGGTCTGACCTTTGCCGACACAGACACCCAGAAG AACTGGTTGGACCCCTCCAAGGAGATCAAGAAGCAGATGCGCA ACTCTCCATGGCACTTTGCTTTTGCTGTCAAATTCTACCCTCCGGACCCCTCCCAGCTCACTGAGGATATTACCAG ATACTACCTGTGTCTGCAGCTGAGGGATGACATGCTGTCAGGTCGACTGCCATGCTCGTTCGTCACTCATGCCCTCCTGGGTTCTTACACTGTCCAAGCCGAGCTGGGGGACTATGACCATGATGACCACGGCTCCGACTATGTCAGCGATTTCCGCTTTGCCCCCAATCAGACTCGTGAGCTGGAGGAGAGGGTGATGGAGCTCCATCGAAACTACAA GGGGATGACTCCAGCAGAAGCTGAAATTAACTTCTTGGAGAATGCAAAGAAACTGTCCATGTACGGGGTGGACCTTCATCACGCTAAG GATTCTGAAGGGATTGACATAATGTTGGGCGTGTGTGCCAATGGACTGCTGATTTACCGTGATAGACTGAGGATCAACCGCTTTGCTTGGCCAAAGATCCTCAAGATTTCCTATAAGAGGAGCAACTTCTACATCAAGATACGACCTGGAGAG TATGAGCAGTTTGAAAGTACAATCGGCTTTAAGCTTCCAAACCACAGAGCTGCCAAGAAGCTGTGGAAGGTCTGCATTGAGCATCACACCTTTTTCCG ACTGGTTTCTCCAGAGCCTCCCCCAAAGGGCTTCTTGGTGATGGGTTCAAAGTTTCGATATAGTGGAAGGACGCAGGCTCAAACCAGACAGGCCAGCGCTCTTATAGACCGGCCTGCTCCGCACTTTGAGCGTTCAACCAGCAAGAGGTACCTGCTGTCTAGGAGCTTAGACGGAG CAGAGTTCTCAAGGCCTGTGTCAGCCATGTGTGAGAACCACGATGGCCTATCTCACCGCAGCATCAGTGAACAGCGTCGCCTCCACAGCCCCTCCGTGGACGAGCAGGAGACGGAGCTGGAGCCAAGTTTGGAGCAGGACGAGGAAGACAAGGAGCAAGAGCAAGGCCGGGAGACAGAGCAGGACGGAGACCATGATGGCAATGTCACTccaagcagaaagaaagagatcaTG GAGGAAGCTGGGTCACCAGTTGACAGTAAACAGGAG CTGTCTCAGTTGGACCAGGAGGCCACTCCTCGGCACAAACAGGAG TTTCTGGATAAGTCGCAGGATGTCTTGCTGAAGCATCAAGCCAGTATCAATGAGCTGAAGAGAACCTTGAGGGAGCCCAACAGCAAGCTGATGAACCGCGAGAAGCGCCTGTCAGCCACCTCTCCAACAGGCACACCAGAGAAGAAGGCT TTGGTGGGCCGAGCAGTGGGAAAGGACCCTGTTAACAGCCTCTCTGTTGAGGGTTTCGTCCAGAAGACTCTGGTGACTTCACCTGAG GGCTCTGAGGAGTGGGTATTGAttgaaaaacaagaaacttATCAGCAGGACCATGACTGgaaggcagaagaaaagaacaaatctCTCCCATCTGATTCCTCATGGGAGAAAAAGGAGGTGGAAAAAGAG CCTCCTGTTGCAAAGAAAGACCCCAGTGCCGTGAGCATGGCCCATATGCTGAAGAGGTCCGACACCAAGCCAGAGACGCATACAAATGGATCAGAGATTCATCCCGACATCATGAACGTCTCACCGCAG aaCTATGGAGTGGTCAGTCCGCTGGAAGCTCCTGCTGCCCTTAAACAAAATGGCTCCCCT GTAAAAGCTGGCACCCAGGAGAGCGAGTCTGTTGTGTCCCCGCTGACCATCACCGCTGAGAACGTCACCTCAGCAACCACAACTCAAGTTACCAAG ACTGTGAAAGGAGGCTATTCAGAGACCAGGATCGAGAAAAGGATTATAATCACAGGAGATGATGACGTGGACCAACATCAG GCCCTCGCCATGGCGATCCAAGAGGCGAAGCAACAGCATCCTGACATGCTGGTGACAAAAGCAGTGGTTATCAGGGAAACCGAGTCTCCcactgaggagctgcagcagaaagcagaG TCCTGA